The DNA region GTGCGTCCCGCGTGGCAGCAATTGATGCCGCGCTGACATGTTCGCCCAATCCGGCTTTCATAAACTTCAACCATTGACTGTCCCCGCCGCGGGAACAAAACGCCAAATTTCGTCGATTGTGGAGACCGGGAATGCTCGAACTAAGACCATCATGCGAAGGCTGTGGCAAGGCACTGCCACCCGACTCGAGAGATGCAATGATCTGCAGTTTCGAATGCACGTTTTGTGAAGTCTGCGCGCTGACCGCGTTGCGCAATGTGTGTCCGAACTGTGGGGGAAATTTCCAGCATCGGCCGGTTCGTCCCGCGGCGATGCTGCAGAAGCATCCCGCGTCGTCCGCTTCCCATCCTGTCGGCGTCGACGAGGTCGCACACGGTGCTTACCTGGCGCGTTATCGCGA from Paraburkholderia caribensis includes:
- a CDS encoding DUF1272 domain-containing protein — protein: MLELRPSCEGCGKALPPDSRDAMICSFECTFCEVCALTALRNVCPNCGGNFQHRPVRPAAMLQKHPASSASHPVGVDEVAHGAYLARYREIPPSER